The DNA segment AGTATAGATAAGTCTTTTATTAGCGGAGGTGCATCGTCTTTCCGAACAGATATCACAAATATAGGTAATGCTGGGACTATCAATATCCAAACAGAAAGAATTAGTCTCACAAATCGTGGTTTGATTACATCTATTTCTGACGAACCAGCACCGGAAAAAACAATCGGTTATGGCGGAAATATTAATATTACAGCTAATGAATTAATAGAAATAGATACAAAAGGTACAACAGGTGTAATTACGGGTTTAGTTGCCAGAACTTTTAGTGGCAGTCGTGCTGGTGACATAAACCTGAATACCAAAAATCTGATTGTTAGAGATGGCGGTTATATCAGCGTAGAAGCTGCTAATAATTTAGGGGGAAATGCTGGTAATATTACTATCAACGCATCAAATTCTGTTGAGTTAACTAGCTCCATTGGCAACCGTCCTAGTATAATTTTTACTGGTGTTTCAGACTTTAATGATAATGCGATCGCTGTGGGTAACGGTGGTGACTTAAAAATTAGTACTCAAAATTTACAGCTAACAAACGCCGCTATATCAGCCGGGACTTTCGGTCAAGGTAATGCAGGCAATATTAATATCTTCAGCAATGATGGGGTGGTAATTGATAATAGTGTGATCAATAGCCGAATTGGTGCTGGCGCAGTTGGAAATGGTGGTGATATTGACATCCAGACACAGAGGCTAACTTTAACTAATGGTGGTGGGATTGATACTGTAGTCTCCCCACCAGAAGGAAATTTACCTGGCGGACAGGGTAAAGGCGGAACTATTCGTATCAATGCTACAGATGCAGTCACTATTTCAGGAACTAATGCTAATGGGTTTGAGAGTGCAATCTTGACTGAAACCCAAGGAGGAGCCTTTGGTCAATCTGGCGATATCATCATTAATACGGATTATTTCCGTGTCGTAGACAACGGTAGTGTATCGACATTAACAGGAAATAGTAGTGATGCAGGTAATATTCTGATCAATACCCGTGTAATGGAGGTGTTGAATGGTGCAGCAGTAGTTACAGGAACTGAGTCTATTGGTAAAGCTGGTGACATTACCATTAATGCTACAGATAAAATTAACATCTTGAGCAACACCGACTTACATGGTAATACTGGTTTACTGGCTAGCACTACTTCTAGTGGAGATGCGGGGAATATATACCTATTTACAACTGAACTTAACTTATTAGCCCCTAATTCTAACTTGCCAGCTCCCGTCCTTGTGGCCACATTAAGTCAAGGAAGCGGAATAGCCGGGAATATTAATATTGTTGCCACAGGTAATTACAATGCCAATAATGGCTTAATCAGCGCACGATCTGAACAAGCCGGTGGTGGAAATATCAGTGTCAATGCTAGAAATATCAACCTACGGAATAACAGCGACATTCGTACAGATTTATTTAGTGGTAGCGGTAAGGGTGGAGGAATTTCCCTCACCGCAGATATTATCATTGCCTTAGAAGATAGTGATATTCTCGCCTTTGCACCGGAGGGACAAGGCGGCGATATTAACTTTAATACCCGTGCTGTGTTTAGTGATGCTCTCTACACTGCTAGGGAAACAATACCTGATAGCAATAGTCTTCAGTCAATAGTTAATAATAGTCGCCCTGACATTAACGCCACAGGGACAATCTCTGGCAATATCATTGGTGTACCTGATATTAGCTCTATCCAAAACGGACTCACCGATTTACAAGCTAATCCTATTGATACTACAGTACTGATTGCTAATAGTTGTATTGCTCGTAGTCCTAGACAAGAAGGAACTTTTATTATTACGGGGACTGGTGGTTTACCAACTCGTCCTGGTGAGCTTAAGGCTTCTAATTATCCCACAGGAGATGTGCAGAGCGTTAGTAATAATAATGTAGCTAGTGCGTGGAAAAAAGGCAACGCTATAGTTGAACCACAAGGAGTATATCGACTGGCAAATGGGGATATGGTGATGAGTCGTGAGTGTAGTTAATTTTCTTTTTTACTATTACTAAAATATATAGTCAATACATTTTTCTGCAATTTTTGATGATAGTTCCTGCATATCAACCAGCATAGAAAGTGAATACACTCTATCATTAATCTCCTTTAATCTGTTCAATAAAGTAATTATTGGTAAGGTTACATGATGAAGAAAGGCAATATTTTACTCATAACCTTATTAACAGCATCAATATTCATCAATGGTGGCATGGCAAAAGCCAACACACAATCGGATAGACAAGAGATTATCCGCAGATATCAATGGATGAGTGATGGTTGCAATGCCAGAATACTCGCTAAATGTTACGCCTACGTGTGTGTCAATTGGTTTTCAAGCTTGCAGAGCAGATGGCAGTTTAACTAATTTCACAGAAGAAGTTCAAAGCGCGTACAAGTTATTTCAACAAGCTAGTCATATCACATCAAATTACACTTATTCAGGCTTAAATTAATTTTTTCAGTAATACTTGTTTATTTAAACAAATTATTCTGATTGAGCTGTATACTGGTTCCTCGATTAAGTAGTTATACTCAAATCGCACATAGCAGTCGAATCATAGTTGAGGAAATAAATCAATGAATAATGATCAAACCTATACACTAAAGGGATTTTAAGAACTTCCCTTTTTGCCTGCTATATTGCGTATTTCTACCCTAGATCATTAACAAACTTAAAGCGCAACATTAAACAAATTTCACCATATCTTTTTGTTTAAAGCTTTAAGCATTTACAGTGTGTAATTTTTCAAGTGGTTTCGACTAGATTCAGTAAGGAAAAGTATGGCTCTTGATAAAGTAGGTAACACCCTCAGTAACAGTCAAAAAATAACTTTCAATACTAAAACTCAGACTATTTCTGACTGGGTAGGCTCCTCAGATATCAATGATTTCTATAGCTTTAGTTTAAGTTCTCATAGTAGTGTGAGTATTGCTATAGATGGCTTAAGCGCTAATGCAGATTTACAACTGCTTAAGGACAAGAATAGCAATAACTCAATTGATAAAGGTGATGTGATTGCTAGTTCTAGTAAAGGTGGAACTCTCAGTGAATCAATTAGCAAAACTTTAAACGCTGGGAATTACTTTATTAGAGTCTATTCAAAACGTGGTAACACTGAATATGAGTTGAAATTTTTTCAAACTTCTTCAACTTCTCCAGAAGAAGTCTACAAAGAGAGTAGCGTTAGTAGCAATGCAGGAAATAGCACATTGGCCGCTACCAGTGCAGATTGGTTTAGTCAAAATTTAAACGACCAAAAAATTGTTTCTCTAGCACGCAACTTAGCATCTGATGGGAAATTAAGCCGTCAGGATATGTTGGATATTTTCAGAAATGTCCAAGATAATTCTGTGGTTGACAGCAACGAGGTAAAAGACCTGAAAACAATAGTTGCTGCTGGGAACAACTTTAATATCGAAGACCATGTTAAATGGCTCTCAGCACAGGTTGCTAATGGGGCCTCATCAGGCATGAGTGCTAGTAATTTTGAGTCTAAATTAGTCGGTCGCTGGTTTTTAGGAACTGTAGCACCGACACCTGAGTTTAATGGTAAAAAGCTTACTTACACTGAGGTCAAGGGTAATCTTTTTGGTAGTACTAATAAGGCGGAAATCGGCGATATTCATCAAGGAATAATCAATGACTGTACATTCTTAGCTGCTTTGGGTGCAACCTTTAGCCGTCAGTCTGATGATTCAGGTAATGCTTCCAGTTCTGTGATCAAGAACATGATTAAAGACAACGGAGACAATACTTATACTGTACGCTTTTACTCAGGTAAATATTATGCACCTGGTGAAGCACAATATGTAACAGTAGACCGTCGTATTGCCACCAACATAGCTGCTCAAAGAAATGATGGTGTTCTTTGGGTAGCGTTAGTAGAAAAAGCTTATGCTCAATGGCGCGAATGGACAGATGGTCGCCCTGGCTATAACATCATTGGTAATGGCGGCGCTCTTGCTCCTCCTCTTAGCTTCATTACAGGACGCAAGACCAATAACTATAGTAAGAGTAGAATCAGCTTTTCGCTGCTGGAAGATGCTTTGAAAGCTGGCAAGGCTATAACTACATCCCGTTCAGGCAAAGATACTTCGTTTATTTTAGGTTCCCATGCCTATTCAGTGAGCAACGCTTACATTAGTGCTAGTGGGGAGCAACGTGTTGTAGTTCGCAACCCTTGGGGAGTAGACGGCAAAGCTAAAAGTGGCGCTAATGATGGGTTTATCAACTTATCCTATCAAGAGTTTATCAACTCTTTCAATCTAGGGGTTAGCGTCTCCTAGTAGAAATAGATCAACAAAGAGTATCTCGTACACAAGTTCTCAAGCATCTACTCCGAACTGATGCACTACGTTGTCTGTTCAAACTTGGTGTAAGCGTATGGGGGGTGTAAAGGTTTTGAACATCAACACCCCTCCTTCTCCCAACCCTTAATTTTTAGTTTTCAGATGTAAGTCATGCACTCAAGAAGACTCGTTATTAAAGAAACTAAATTTTTAGTAAAAAAATATACTTTACTAATGCAAAACGCTTTGATGAGCAAAATAGGTTTTGCGTATTTATCATCGAGTTAAAAATACTACCTTTATTCTGCACAGACAAAACAGCTTATAAAAACGTCAAAGTATAAACAATTATAAAACAGTTAATTTTTAACTATATTGACTACCTTATCTAAAATAATGTAGCTCCGAGAATTTTGTACAACATAAATATTATTAGATGAAGTTATTTTATTTGCATATATCAATAGTTACAATTCTTGATTATAAAAATATCTATCAAAGGTTATACCGAGTAGAATGGTTCTTCTAAAAATATACTTTTTGCAAGTAGATTCTATTTAATCTACTTAAAAGTTATTCAGCGTGATAAAGGGAGTCTATGTACCTACCCATATGCCTGACAAGCCTGTGTTCTTTATATTGCAAGTACTACAGCAAAAATAAAAATTTCAAAAGTAATATTTAAGTCCGTATAAGACTAATGTTTTTTATATTAAATTCTTTCTCCTTAAATTGACAATAAATACTAAATTATCAAAGCATCCATCTAAAGTAATAGAAATTAAAATAGCAAATTAATTTAAAAAATATAAATCTTTAATTAACCATTTAAACTTAGCGGTTTCTTTATAAAAGACTAAATAACAACATGAAATTAATGTGTAATGATACTGATTAAGTAAAGTACATAATTAATCTATAGGCATTAACTTAACTTTGTTTATACTACTTGGTTAAGGGAAATTCGCGTACATATATGATTTTTATGTTACCGATGCCTATAGTTAATTACAGGGTTTGTACTTAGCTAATTTGGAATCATCTTGAAATTAGAGAACCGTAAACTACTGACATGGTGAATAAAATGAGAAATTTTCAGAACTGGGGTCGCAGCGTAGCATTAGCAAGTAGTACATTGGCTTTAGGCTCTGCCTTGGCTATTTCCTCAAGCATCTCCTCTGCTCAGGCTGCATCTCTTGGTGCAATCAATATTACTGGTGGGGCTATTATCGGTAACGTTATTGATATCTCACCAGACAATGACACTATTTCATTCACTGCGCCTTTTACGACCGTATCGTCCAGTGGCCCATTTTCTGGTTTGGTTGCTAGCTCTATATCTACTATCAATCTAGTGCTTACAGGTGCTGGAGTAGAGGTTTTGGGAACAACTGTAACACCCTACTCAGCCACAACTACCGCTCCATTCATTAGTTTTGTGGATGGTTCCAACTTTGTGGTTGATGATCCCTCCATTGCTGGTCGAAACTTTACTCCTGGCGATGATGAGAATATCGTAGGATACACGTTGCCTCAATTACGAGGAACATTCTTCAGTAACACTGGCGACTTCTTAAGCGAAGGAATCCTCACAGCAAATCAAATCAGTGGAACTGGTATCAATGGCAGTTTCTCCT comes from the Nostoc sp. PCC 7120 = FACHB-418 genome and includes:
- a CDS encoding filamentous hemagglutinin N-terminal domain-containing protein, coding for MIKQKNFNWVFYLGLLFSVGVTTNNQTLAQVTADQTLGTQVVDINLNSFILGGATVDNTNLFHSFGSFNVPSGGAAIFINDPSLTNIFARVTGGTASDIQGRIGTQGTANLYLINPNGIIFGTSARLNIGGSFVATTANAIQFPSSTEFSLTSPVTSTNTLLSVNPTAFLFNQIANQGTNSIENRGSLIVPNNKSLILLGGNIAPTSNATGEILMDGGRLGALGGRVEIGGLAAPGSVGINTNGNSLSLSFPDSVARANTSLINNALILASGVGGGDIVVHANSLSLLNSSDFFAGILDNQGSSQTQAGDIAINATGIVTVAENSIIGNSSLGIGDSGNINIVSQSLHIINGSVQAFSLQGNSGTVNIKVGDTVSLSESQISSIVRPKDSSLQSNFLGTPTRGKSGGINIQTRNLSVVDNSIISASNILADDSGDIKIQANNSVILNNRATIFSSVFGQGNAGNLSIITNRLDIRNNSQIATTTFSNGNGGDININAHDISIDKSFISGGASSFRTDITNIGNAGTINIQTERISLTNRGLITSISDEPAPEKTIGYGGNINITANELIEIDTKGTTGVITGLVARTFSGSRAGDINLNTKNLIVRDGGYISVEAANNLGGNAGNITINASNSVELTSSIGNRPSIIFTGVSDFNDNAIAVGNGGDLKISTQNLQLTNAAISAGTFGQGNAGNINIFSNDGVVIDNSVINSRIGAGAVGNGGDIDIQTQRLTLTNGGGIDTVVSPPEGNLPGGQGKGGTIRINATDAVTISGTNANGFESAILTETQGGAFGQSGDIIINTDYFRVVDNGSVSTLTGNSSDAGNILINTRVMEVLNGAAVVTGTESIGKAGDITINATDKINILSNTDLHGNTGLLASTTSSGDAGNIYLFTTELNLLAPNSNLPAPVLVATLSQGSGIAGNINIVATGNYNANNGLISARSEQAGGGNISVNARNINLRNNSDIRTDLFSGSGKGGGISLTADIIIALEDSDILAFAPEGQGGDINFNTRAVFSDALYTARETIPDSNSLQSIVNNSRPDINATGTISGNIIGVPDISSIQNGLTDLQANPIDTTVLIANSCIARSPRQEGTFIITGTGGLPTRPGELKASNYPTGDVQSVSNNNVASAWKKGNAIVEPQGVYRLANGDMVMSRECS
- a CDS encoding C2 family cysteine protease translates to MALDKVGNTLSNSQKITFNTKTQTISDWVGSSDINDFYSFSLSSHSSVSIAIDGLSANADLQLLKDKNSNNSIDKGDVIASSSKGGTLSESISKTLNAGNYFIRVYSKRGNTEYELKFFQTSSTSPEEVYKESSVSSNAGNSTLAATSADWFSQNLNDQKIVSLARNLASDGKLSRQDMLDIFRNVQDNSVVDSNEVKDLKTIVAAGNNFNIEDHVKWLSAQVANGASSGMSASNFESKLVGRWFLGTVAPTPEFNGKKLTYTEVKGNLFGSTNKAEIGDIHQGIINDCTFLAALGATFSRQSDDSGNASSSVIKNMIKDNGDNTYTVRFYSGKYYAPGEAQYVTVDRRIATNIAAQRNDGVLWVALVEKAYAQWREWTDGRPGYNIIGNGGALAPPLSFITGRKTNNYSKSRISFSLLEDALKAGKAITTSRSGKDTSFILGSHAYSVSNAYISASGEQRVVVRNPWGVDGKAKSGANDGFINLSYQEFINSFNLGVSVS